The Nothobranchius furzeri strain GRZ-AD chromosome 8, NfurGRZ-RIMD1, whole genome shotgun sequence sequence gaggagcagcggctctactccgagtctctcccaaaatgtccgagctccacaccctgtccctaaggctgagcccggccaccccgcagagaaaactcatttcagccgcttgtatccgccatCTTGTTCTTTTGGGCATGACCCAGGGCtaatgaccgtaggtgaggactgggcggtagatcgagagccttgctttcctgCACTGGTGTCTCActtatcaagctagcttacgcacaaaacgtggtcggaaaactgcgtaagcaactttccacacaaactttgggatttatgaaagaaaacttagtggaaacatgtgggcaactttaagctgactacggacctggcttacacacatgctggacatggagagcacctgcagcgctgctgctgagaagatacaattatgaaatcctgcaacgttatcacacacacacacacacacacgcacgcacacacacactcacacacacgcacgcacacacacactcacacacacacacacacacacgcacgcacacacacactcacacacacgcacgcacacacacactcacacacacacacacgcatgcacacacacacacacacacacacacacacacacacacgcactcacacactcacacacacacacacacatgcactcacacacacgcacgcacacactcacacacgcacgtacacactcacacacacgtacgtacacactcagacacacgcacgtacacactcacacacacgcacgtacacactcagacacatgcacgtacacactcagacacacgcgcacacacacgcgcgcgcacgcacacacacacacacaaggttatgaacagaaccggtgacaaagggcagccctggcggtccaagcctcaccgggaacaggtccgacttactaccgctaTGAGGACCAAACTCACCTCCTCTGGTGAAGGGACTCAAGGGCCCTTAGCTAACGACCACCCACCCCGTACTCCTGGAGcgccccccacagggtgcctctggggacacggtcataagagaCTTCTTGCACCAACGCATCATGGCGTTGCGCGTCTCCTTACTCTTGCAGACAGAAAAGTGTAAATTAGGCTTAACTGGTTCTGACTGGCTCTAACTGGTTCTGACTGGTTCTAACTGGTTCTGACTGGTTCTAGGCAGACGGTGGCTGAGGAGTTAAGTGTCCACCCATAACCTGAGGGTTGCAGCTTCTCTGTTTTTAAACTCTGACCTTTATTCCTTTATCTTTGTTTCAGCGGGCAGCTCAGGTGACGTCTGCGAACGCGTCAGCAGCAGCGCTGGAGGCGGAGCCACCAAACTGgcagcaaatagtgatttttcatCCACTCCAAAGGCGATCAGTGACCTAGCAGTTCGCAGGGCTCGCCATCGCCTGCTGTCTGGAGACTCGGAGAAGCACGCCACCTCCAGCTCCAGGCCGCTAAACAAAGTCATCAAGTCGGCCTCAGCCACCACGCTGTCCCTGATGATCCCTGCAGGTCAGTGAAACCAGAGTCCTGGTTGGCTGTGGAAAACCTTCACACCTGTAATGACACCAAAGCCCACTCTGTTGGTAGATCACCATGGAGCCTCCCCATTGGCCAGCCCCATGTCTCCCCGCTCACTGTCTTCCAACCCATCATCCCGGGACTCGTCTCCGAGCCGAGATCTGTCTCCTGTGGTGACCAACGTCAAACCTGCCATTGTCATCCACCGAGTAGGGAAGAAGTACGGTTTCACCCTAAGAGCCATCCGGGTCTACATGGGAGACACGGACATCTACACGGTGCACCACATGGTTTGGGTGAGTCCGCCAGACCATAACCGATAAGAACGCAACGGAGTCAGACTGAAGATGTCTCATGTCTTCGCTTGTCCTTCAGCATGTGGAAGACCGAGGTCCAGCTCACGAGGCAGGGCTTAGGGAGGGAGACCTGATCACCCACGTCAACGGAGAGCCAGTCCATGGTCTGGTCCACACCGAGGTGGTGGAGCTCATCCTGAAGGTGAGCAGGACGCAAAGGCTCCTCTGTCTCTTTCTTGTAGGAAGACGAAACGATGCGTTCAggttctaagtgtgtgtgctctcTCAGAGCGGAGCCAAAGTGTCCATCTCAGCCACGCCTTTTGAAAACACCTCCATCAAAGTTGGTCCTGCCCGCAAGACGAGCCACAAGTCCAAGATGGCGAGACGCAACAAGAAGTCGAGGAACAAGGAGGGACAGGACAGGTGGGAGTCCCGCGAGTCAGAAGAGCAGGATGATTAAATGCTTAGCGGTAGTCGTTCACGCCTGCAGAGGTCTGAGTGATCATGTGTGTCCTCTCTCAGCAAGAAGAGGACGTCCCTCTTCAGGAGGATCACCAAGCAGGCGTCCCTCCTGCACACCAGTCGCAGTCTGTCCTCGTTAAACCGCTCCCTCTCGTCGGGGGAGAGCGGCGCTGGGTCACCGACTCACAACCTGTCGCCCCGAAGCCCGACACAGGGCTGCAGGACCACTCCAGACTCCGCCCACTCAGGTGAGGAACACTCATACACCAGGTAACTTTTACCAGCTCACGTCCATGTTGATGGATTTTCTGCTTGTCCTCCCTCAGCTGGAGGGAACTCGTCCCAGAGCAGCTCCCCCAGCTCCAGCGTTCCCAACTCCCCGGCGAGCTCCGGCCATATCCGGCCCAGTTCCCTGCACGGCCTCGCCCCAAAACTCCAGCGCCAGTACCGCTCCCCACGTCGCAAGTCTGCTGGAAACATCCCACTCTCCCCGCTGGCCCGCACGCCGTCCCCCACACCTCAGAGCAGCTCCCCACAGCGCTCCCCATCACCACTCCCCAGTCACGCTCTGGCCCAGGCCTTCCCCGTCAAGCTCCACTCTTCCCCCCCTCTGGCGAGACAGATCTCCAGACCCAAGAGCGCAGAGCCTCCACGCTCGCCGCTCCTCAAGAGGGTCCAGTCAGCGGAGaaactggcttccagtctctctggctcctcctcgccTCCTGCCGGGGTGGGAGGTGCAGCGGGGGCCGCCGGAGGGAGTCGCAAACACAGTTTGGATGTCTCCCATTCAGACTTTAAGAAGGAGATCCTGCAGAGAGAGCCGAGCCTACAGAGTCTCCAGGTAAGACCTGAGTGGGTCTGCTGTGCTGCAGTTCAGTGGGTCCCAACATGGGTTCGCCCCCCCAGTGAGGTCCTCATGATGGAGcctgctgaggttgtgaggttacaTGAATGAAGTCCCGGTGGTGTGatcgtaatgtctgaagtctgtaacGGGTGGGGTTGGGAACCTCTGTGGTTCTGATCGGGTTCTCAtgaatgtttttgtgggtttctgTCTGATCCCAGGAGTCGACCAGCGACGGTCTGATGTCTACCGTGCGCACCCCCTCCTCCAGGAAGCTGGGACGTCAGGAAGGAGACGGCGCTCTCGGCTCTGTGTCCGGGTCCCTGGGCCTGGCTCCCGGGAAGAGCAAACTAAAAGACAAGCTGTCTGCGATCCGACAGGACCGGGCGGAGCGCCGGGAGTCGCTGCAGAAGCAAGACGCCATCCATGAGGTGGACTCTTCTGAGGACGAGACTGACGAGGGATCAGAGGACAGCCAAGATGGACTCAGGGGGACCACCTTCATCCCCCCTCCCCTTCTGAGACCCACCACAGTGAGGACGGGTCCTGGGGGCACGCTGCCCTCCCTCTGCCTCTCCCCCTCCACCCCCCATGCCACCTTCTCCCACACAGGGCCTTCTCAGGTCACCGTGGCAGCACCCCCCCACACGGACCCAAGGACTGGAGGGCCACCCCCCCACACcgaagacagagacagacagcagGGGAAGGTTCCAGAACCGAGCACTAAACCCCCCcagagtctcctccccttctccaCCCCAGGCAGCGCCTTCATCTCCGTCTGCAAGGACACCTTCCTCAAACCAACCCCCCCACCGGCCAAGGTGGCCCCATCACGGTCCGCAGCAGGTGAGTCGGACTGCCCCAAAACCACTGCCCCCCCGACACCAAGCTCTTCTACTCATATGGACAGAACCGCAGAGGCCCGGGAGCCCCCCCGCACCTCCTGCTCCTCCCCAGGTATCCCCAAAGAGAAGAAGGAGGCCGACAACCGGAGGCTGTGTGCTGCTGCAAGTCAGAACTCCTCGTCAGCCCCTGGCTCCTCCTCGTCAGCCCCTGGCCCCTCCTCCTCGTCAGCCCCTGGCTCCTCCTCGTCAGCCCCTGGCTCCTCCTCATTAGGACCTGGCCCCTCCTCTGTAGCCCCTGGCTCCTCCTCGTCAGCCCCTGGCCCCTCCTCCTCGTCAGCCCCTGGCTCCTCCTCATTAGGACCTGGCCCCTCCTCTGTAGCCCCTGGCTCCTCCTCGTCAGCCCCTGGCCCCTCCTCCTCGTCAGCCCCTGGCCCCTCCTCCTCAGGCCCGCTGGCTCCACCCAGTGGGAGTGGCATGGACAGGGTGGTGTCCCAGCTGGCTACCGTAGCAAAGAGCGTTCCTGGTCCAGTGAAACTTGGTACAAAGGAACAGAAACGACCTGAagaagccacgccccctgacccCTGCCTTCCCAAACAGGTGTCTCCCCCCCAGTCCCCCCACTCGTCTTTGAGCAGACAGAAAACTGATCACACGCCCTCTGTGATCAGGTCCGCCCCCCAATCAGAACCCCAGTCAGCCCCACCCAAGATGGCTGCAGCATCGGAGCCCCAGAGGTCTGACCGCCAGTCGACAGCTGCCACGCCCGCCAGCACTGTGTCCATGTCGGCCAAGAAGAAGACATAGCATCAGAGAGTGGCTGGTTTCCTCCCACTCACTGCATGTTTGGATCAGAACCGGTCCTCGGATGGGACTCCAGATGTTAGATAGGTGTGGAGGTGGTAGCTCCATTCCAGATGTATTCGTGTTTGCATCGTTTCAACTCCACTTCCTGCTTTAGTCCAAACGGCCCACGCGGCTGCAAATCAGAACCACAGAAACCCAGTTCCTCCTGATGACCCAGATTCTAGTGGAGTGGCATCATCATAGGTTATAAAACCCGGGCAGAACCTCTCTAGAACCCGTCTACAGTTCCTCTGTTTAGGTTCTGTGTGAAAGTAGAGAAACGAGAGACGACTTTAGGACTTGGTCACTGTTACGGGTTCTGACCCGTGTGACCCGGTCCGTCTCCTGGGTGTGATGGCGTTGGAGATCTTGTGTTCGTCTGAGGACACACCGGATCAGGAATCTCCATCAGGAAATCTGAAGGAACCTAAAAGCAGAGCTTGCAATGGGGCGGGGCTATGTTAGGATTGACAGGAAGTCACTGGACAAAAGGGCGGGGCCTCTGTCAGCTTTAATTCCTGAAACTTTCCTTTAGTGAAGTTCCCAGCAGCCGTTTCTCTCCGATCCGTTCCTTCTCTGGGTTTTGGAAACTAACGGAACGTCTGATCCAAACGAATCAGCTGATTTAGGACCAGCCTGTCAGGTTGTGTGTGTTCAtgcgtgtgtgttcatgtgtgtgtgtgtgtatacgtctgcgtgtacgtacgtgtgtgtgtgtgtgtttacgtatgtgtgtgtgtgtgtgtttacgtatgtgtgtgtgtgtgtgtttacgtatgtgtgtgtgtgtgtgtgtgtgtacgtacatgtgtgtgtctgcgtgtacgtacgtatgtgtgtgtgtgtgtgtgtgtgtgtgtgtgtgtgtgtgtgtgtgtgtgtgtgtgtgtttacgtgtgtgtgtgtgtgtttacgtgtgtgtgtgtgtgtgtgtgtgtgtgtgtgtgtgtgtgtgtgtgtgtgtgtgtgtgtgtgtgtgtgtgtgtttacgtgtgtgtgtgtgtgtttacgtgtgtgtgtgtgtgtttacgtgtgtgtgtgtgtgtgtgtgtgtgtgtgtgtgtacgtacatgtgtgtgtctgcgtgtacgtacgtatgtgtgtgtgtgtgtgtgtgtgtgtgtgtgtgtgtgtgtgtgtgtgtgtacgtacatgtgtgtgtctgcgtgtacgtacgtatgtgtgtgtgtgtgtgtgtgtgtgtgtgtgtttacgtgtgtgtgtgtgtgtttacgtgtgtgtgtgtgtgtgtgtgtgtgtgtgtgtgtgtgtgtacgtacgtatgtgtgtgtgtttacgtgtgtgtgtgtgtgtttacgtgtgtgtgtgtgtgtgtgtgtgtgtgtgtgtgtgtgtttacgtgtgtgtgtgtgtgtgtgtgtgtgtgtgtgtgtttacgtgtgtgtgtgtgtgtgtgtgtttacgtgtgtgtgtgtgtgtgtgtgtgtgtgtgtgtgtgtgtgtgtgtgtgtgtgtgtgtgtgtgtgtgtgtgtgtttacgtgtgtgtgtgtgtgtgtgtgtgtgtgtgtgtgtgtgtgtgtgtgtgtgtgtgtgtgtgtgtgtgtgtgtgtttacgtgtgtgtgtttacgtgtgtgtgtgtgtgtgtgtgtgtgtgtgtgtgtgtgtgtgtgtgtgtgtgtgtgtgtgtgtgtgtgtgtggtctctgaAAGCATCACCCAGCAGACTGGTGTTTACATCCCTGTGTGTTAAGGGCCGGTGGAACCGGATCAGCTCCGGTTCTGACTCGTTTACTGGTGAGTTCTGCAGAACCTTCATCACCATTAAAAGATCCATCAGTGGTTCAGTCAGAAATAAGTAGGCTTCTTCCCAAATGGACAGAATTTATTCCTGTTCAGGAGTTGAGGATTACGTCTTCACTAATCCGTTTCATCACAACCCGATTTTCCTGGTTTGTGGAAAATTTTCCTCCAGAATTAGAAGCAGAATCTTGTCAGATCAGGTGACCAACACAACTCCAACATCTCAAATCCAATCTGGAACGTTGATCCAAAGAATGTAACTGGGATTAAAACTTCCTTTTACGTTTCAGCCGTTTGAGAGAATTTCAGAGTAAAATCTgtctgtgcttttattttgtgtcTAACGAACAGGGCCGAGAAGAAAGATTCATCCAGGTCTAAACCAGGAACCGCAGTCTAAAAGTTGGATGTTGAAGATGTTTTTATGGAATAAAATCTGATTTTGGAGTCGAGGACAGAAGTCCaatggaaaaaaaaaccctcagaTCTGTTTCTGTAGCTTCATCTCTGACACGCCCCCGAACCTTCACACGCCCACTCAGAATCTGAACTGTTTTGTTTCCCGCTCCTGATGTTTCTGTCACTGAGCTTCACTTCACCTCCAACTCCACACAAGGAAGCCTTCCAGACCAGGAGCTGTAGGGAATGACGAGGCGTGCCTGCAGACCGGCTCAGCGCTGAGCCCGCGTGTCGTTAGGGGGGTGAAGGCTGGATCCGGTGCAATATCTGTGTTTTTAATCGTGGTGAAAGCATGATGTCATCGTtgatttcagcattaataaatgttttttatcaaCTCATCAGCTGTTTTTATTACTGTCGTGTTTCTGTTTTTATCTGAAGTTTCTGTTGTTTcacttcaattcagtttatttataaagcaccaagtcaggaccagactcgtctcaaggacctgcacacagtaaacaatacaggtcaggtcattaagccaatcagtaacaagtgtcctatataaggaacccagcaggtcgcatcgagtcactgactagtgtcagagtctttacagcaatcctcatactaagcaagcatgcagtgactgtggagaggaaaactcccttttaacaggaagaaacctccagagaatcctggctcagtataagcagccatcctccacgactcactggggatggagaagacagagcacacacacacacacgcgcgcacacacacacacacactaatgtgtctatggttacattgtgatttcttagtaaatattctatttggtgagagataaactttattgtatttatcttagtggatctataattaaacgggtaaactagtagtagcacatccaatgtcaaggaaagcaaaaagttattatcaggagagggagaatgtttaagtggttagcagcagtgtgctagacgatgcccccccccccccccccccctccatgaggccaccacagctcagcagaacatcgttgtagcttcttctggggagaaaaacacttggagacaaaataaagttaactgctgaaatagcaggaaataatacagttaaagagcagatagtagaagaaagcagtagagtgtggaaagtggtcagtgtatcctccagcagtctaagcctatagcagcataactacagagataactctggataatctatcctatttagatggaggcatgttggagtcaggacaAGGGAgatccgtctttaccgactgtacactccacctccctgtactcccccactcgtccagatctaggctaacatcagattttaaccataggccctatcaaataaaaatgttttaagcctagtcttaaaagtagacaaagaccGGTGAGAAGTTTTAAGTCTTCTGCACCGTCTTCGTCTCTTGTGACATTCCACAGGAGAAGTTAGGAAGATCGGGTCACGGTCATGGATTCCATATCCACACCATGATGTCAGACTGACTTGTAGGAAGAAGTGAACTTTTGGTCATTTGGGTGATAAACATGAGCTTTTGGTACATTACACCATTAAAGGGCTCATCAGACACAGGTAAAGGTGTGCTTCTGTGTCATGTGGGCAGCTGACGATAAGTCACTCAGGCCAAAAATCGTCTACGCTGATTCCAGATGGTAGCAGCAGGTTTGGGTGAGTACGCAGATGTCTTTGATTCAGTCTGTGTGTAGCGTCGTACAGATATGACAGCAGGGCACCTCACAGACGAAACAAAGCAGTCACACAAGTTATATGATCAGAAACAATTAAAGCTAAATACCAGAGATCCGGTgtcctgatttaaaaaaaaccacAGAGGTGTGGGCAGTGGCAGACCCGgtgtcacctatggtcatgagctttgggtagtgaccgaaagaacgagatcacggatacaagcggccgaaatgagttttctccgaagagtggctgggctctcccttagagatagggtgagaagctcggtcatctgggtggggctcggagtagacccgctgctcctccacatcgagaggagccagttgaggtggctcgggcatctggtcaggatgcctcctggacgcctccctggtgaggttttccaggcacgtccaactgggaggagacctaaaggtagacccaggacacggtggagggactatgtctcacctggccagggaacgccttgggattcccctggaggagctggcccaagtggctggggagagggaagtctgggtcccttggcttaaccctcaggcttcacgtTAATCTACTGTACGCTTGAgtcttagaggacaaaaacgccCGCTGGTAAGACGTATACATTCTGTTTTTAATTGCTTTTTTAATAGATCTGTTAAACTTCAGCCCTGCTCCAacatttaaaatgttcatcaTTTTGAGGATTTTTTACCCTTCAAGTAATTTCTGTAATTTaggggaaaaaaacacaaaaatttgttatttaaaaaaaaaaacactttttcttCCTGGAGCATTTATTGGAAATCAGTCTTGGTCAtgttataaaatacaaaacaatttATTTAAATGTGCATCAATAGTTTTTGTGTAGCAACAGATTGGTCTTAGCTGGCAAAAACGTCCCATTCAAATCGGTTTGTGATCCTGTAACATCTGCAGCAAATACTCATGCTGTCTGTGAAGTTATCTGCTTATCAGAGGTCAGGCTGACCTTTTGAAGTTAGcacaaacagcagaagatctgAGGACATGTGTAGAGTTTCTCACTTGGGCCACATACGGAGAAATGACTGACTTTGGTGATGAACAGTGAAATGTGACTAAAGTGAAACCCACAGAAAGTGTGATTATTGGTTGCAGATGTTGCAGAATCAAAACTGTGGTTTGAAcggaagtcaatgggacgtttttgtccgTTAAAGACTCAAGTGTAGTTTATTTTTCATGGTGTTTCCTTTTGGTCTATTTTCAAAGTTCCAAACTGAATTTTTATATTTGTCCAGAGAGGTTTTGCGACAAAATGTTGTACCAAAAGCACAAACGATGGTGAAATGGCATCCAAAGGAAAAGTAAAAAAACTGTCCAAATGGGCTAAAATGGAACCTGAGGGTCAAGcagccgaccccggataagcagccagaaatggatggacagacagatggaATATTCACAAGTAGTTTGCATCGTCCATGTTCCTCCCATCAAGTCACCACGagtccatttatggcagaaagtgagtGTGTAGGAGGGAGGATGTGACCAGAAACACCAGAGCTCGTTTCTAGGACTGCTGAGCTTGAGTAAGCTTAAGGTTCAATCCAAGATGGCTGACAAGAGCAGTGGTGGTTTGCTAGGCCCCACGGCTACTCTTATTTTCATCTGTGTGCACGCTTTTTTGGCTAATACTGGCTGAAGGTGTGCAAACTGTGGCGCAGTTTTGCATCTATGAGAAAGAGATCACCTGGATAAATGACCCAGGAATTCCAACTTCAGATCAAAGCAACGACGAAGGAGACGTCAGCACATGGCCAAAAGGTCTGAAGCTTCTCCAGTTCTTCaaggttttttctttgtttttaaactGCCACATTCTAGCTGTGCTCAAGGAAATACGCTTCAAAACACTGGCCAAAGGGAAGAGGCGGGACACACAAGGTATGTCTCGGTTTGGCTACTCTGTGTGTGGTTTCTCTGTTTTCCACTTGGACAATGCCTGATGGTGACTGGAGATGAAATGCCAGGTAACTGGATGAAACTTCATTAATTGAAAAACCAACCGTGAACTTCTGTGGATATCATTGCTTATTTAACATCCCGGCATAACAGTCAAACTGAAATCAAGGATAGACAACATATTAAAGGCAGAAGGAATACAAGATCATTACTTTTCCTTCTACTCCTATTGAGTGGCGAAATACAGCTGAATCCTGGTCCTGGCAAAAATCGCTGGGATTTGTCTACTGGTGTACAGtccaaccccttctttccaccagcagcacgttactgcagcagcacgtcatagctgctgaaaggaaccgctgtggtcaacagaaccttttccaccggagccgtcagcagcgcgagtcggccgcgtctcaggagcagcatgtcgcggcctttacgcgccggttctattttctacgcgcgacgcctctgaaacgggccaagttcgacatttttggggaaggaaagacaggaaatcggacgcggaaatggagagaagctcccgagattttcagaataaagaaacgtgtgGAAGAGCTGAGGATGAATTCCTGCACAGGGTGGAGAAATTACACTTAAGCTTCATGCACTTAATCCTTCAACAGTAAAAGTTGGAGTTATTAAACTTTCTGCAACAAAACAGGATACAAAAATCTCTGGACCTGCAGCACAAAAGCAATGAGAACTGAATTTTTTTTCAAACAGTAAATCATGCAAAGGTGATCTGGGACCCAAGGACTGAACCAAAGGGTATACTTGGGGGGGCACCTTAACATTCGTAGCATTATGTCAAAGCAAGATGAAGTCCAACACTTACTAAGTGACTCGAATTTAGATTGTTTAGCTCTTACTGAAACTTGGCTAAATAGTAACGTCTCAACGAACATGGTTGAtgtccctggacacacctgctatAGGAGGGATCGACAGTGTGGAAGGGGAAGGGGTGTATTTATTTACATGAGAGAGACTCTTAAATGTTCCATTATTGGACACGCGTGGTTTAGAATGTTTGCTTTTAAATGTCGTGCTTTCATCTACAACCACATTTAACATAATGATTTTATATAACCCACCCTGTCATAATGATTTATTTTATGAACATCTTGATGAATTACTGAAGTCACTTAATACACGAGCTGAAACTATTTTAATGGGAGATTTTAATATAAGTTGGTTGGATATTAGGAAAAaggaaaaactcagaatgatTGTATCTAAACACAAATTGCATCAAATGATCACTAAGGCGACAAGAATCACCCTAACTAGTGAAACACTGTTAGATTTAGTTTTTACAAACAATCCAGAGCGGGTTGTTCAAATCTACAACCTCTTAACTGGCCTCTCTGATCATAACATGACCCTGACTGTTAGAAAACTGAGTAAAGAAACGATTAAAGACAGGTTTCTTTGGGCCCACAGTAAAATGTCAACAGGCGGGAATCCCTACACACAAACTGCTCCAATTTGAAAATGAACTGAAAACTGTAAACTGGGAGAATCTGTTAcggcttcctcaggatccactgatttccctctttcctgttcactctctctctttcttaacgtttttccttttaaatcccaattgtctatttttgctcattttaaatatatttttaaacattttctaaatgctttttaatatttgaactttttttttgtttttgtgaaacgcctcgtgatttttatcttgagaggcgctatagaaatgatattttcttcttcttcctaacCTGAAATTACACAAAAACAGTCTCTGCGTGGTTTTCTTTAAAGAGAAAGGCACAGAAAGACTTCAGAGGAAACATGGATGAACAAGAAATCAGCCAAGTGTCAGAGTTCAGATATTTGGGGGTTATTCTGGACTCCAAATTAAAATTTAATTCACATGTTAAGAAAATGTCCAAGACTAACATGAACTGTTTTCGTCTGATGAGACCCTGCGTATCTACCAAAGCAGCTCAAACGTATATGCATGCAATGATGTTTCCTACTGCTCCGTTATCTGGGGTCGGGCCTCCAAATCTGTCGCACAGCCAATGATGTCATTATACAAGCAAACCTGAAGGTTCATGATCAACCAGTCCAGTGGCACCACTGCCACATGATCCAAAAATACCACTTTCTGAGTTGTGACAActtaatttttcatttatgaaaACAATATTTAAATGTGTCGGTAGCCCTGCCCCCGAAGTAATCTGTCAGTTAATAGAAAAGTACAAAACTGCAGGGATGAGAACAAGAGCTGGGGTCAAAAGGTGCGGAACGAGTCTGGGACAATCATCGTTTTCAGTCAACGGGCCACATGGAGCGCGGCACCTCTGG is a genomic window containing:
- the mast2 gene encoding microtubule-associated serine/threonine-protein kinase 2 isoform X10 — encoded protein: MATAQMEERLADLLASSAPEKVRPLADGVLSFIHHQLIELSRDCLEKSREDLITSRYFYELQENLEKLLQDAHERSGSAEVTFVTQLVKKLMIIIARPARLLECLEFDPEEFYHLLEAAEGHAKEGQGIKCDIPRYIISQLGLTRDPLEEMTQLSSYDSGNPETPETDDSVDSQSTTVPPSPPQTKTRTPREEDFETIKLISNGAYGAVYLVRHKETRQRFAMKKINKQNLILRNQVQQAFVERDILTFAENPFVVSMFCSFETRRHLCMVMEYVEGGDCATLLKNIKALPVDMARLYFAETVLALEYLHNYGIVHRDLKPDNLLITSMGHIKLTDFGLSKIGLMSLTTNLYEGHIEKDAREFLDKQVCGTPEYIAPEVILRQGYGKPVDWWAMGVILYEFLVGCAPFFGDTTEELFGQVISDEIVWPEGDEVLPQDAQDLISKLLRQNPLERLGTGGAFEVKQHSFFTDLDWTGLLRQKAEFIPQLESEEDTSYFDTRSDRYHHVDSEDEEDTNDEEHVEIRQFSSCSPRFSKVYSSMERLSLHEEKRRTPPTKRSLSEEGGDRIDSLSGLRSRDRSWLVGSPEILRKRLSVSESSHTESDSSPPLTVRRRCCSAIIEMPRFAISSEEDGIPGTISSLKTPSLVRGPRCEDLPLSIPELPVERELKLDESPTTPTSTCSQQSKTTLTPGSSGDVCERVSSSAGGGATKLAANSDFSSTPKAISDLAVRRARHRLLSGDSEKHATSSSRPLNKVIKSASATTLSLMIPADHHGASPLASPMSPRSLSSNPSSRDSSPSRDLSPVVTNVKPAIVIHRVGKKYGFTLRAIRVYMGDTDIYTVHHMVWHVEDRGPAHEAGLREGDLITHVNGEPVHGLVHTEVVELILKSGAKVSISATPFENTSIKVGPARKTSHKSKMARRNKKSRNKEGQDSKKRTSLFRRITKQASLLHTSRSLSSLNRSLSSGESGAGSPTHNLSPRSPTQGCRTTPDSAHSAGGNSSQSSSPSSSVPNSPASSGHIRPSSLHGLAPKLQRQYRSPRRKSAGNIPLSPLARTPSPTPQSSSPQRSPSPLPSHALAQAFPVKLHSSPPLARQISRPKSAEPPRSPLLKRVQSAEKLASSLSGSSSPPAGVGGAAGAAGGSRKHSLDVSHSDFKKEILQREPSLQSLQESTSDGLMSTVRTPSSRKLGRQEGDGALGSVSGSLGLAPGKSKLKDKLSAIRQDRAERRESLQKQDAIHEVDSSEDETDEGSEDSQDGLRGTTFIPPPLLRPTTVRTGPGGTLPSLCLSPSTPHATFSHTGPSQVTVAAPPHTDPRTGGPPPHTEDRDRQQGKVPEPSTKPPQSLLPFSTPGSAFISVCKDTFLKPTPPPAKVAPSRSAAGESDCPKTTAPPTPSSSTHMDRTAEAREPPRTSCSSPGIPKEKKEADNRRLCAAASQNSSSAPGSSSSAPGPSSSSAPGSSSSAPGSSSLGPGPSSVAPGSSSSAPGPSSSSAPGSSSLGPGPSSVAPGSSSSAPGPSSSSAPGPSSSGPLAPPSGSGMDRVVSQLATVAKSVPGPVKLGTKEQKRPEEATPPDPCLPKQVSPPQSPHSSLSRQKTDHTPSVIRSAPQSEPQSAPPKMAAASEPQRSDRQSTAATPASTVSMSAKKKT